In the genome of Flexistipes sinusarabici DSM 4947, one region contains:
- a CDS encoding formyltransferase family protein, whose protein sequence is MVRTAVFTANIIGFKLLEKLHSLNFYPKIVTYDTAFRRTGQSKDFSPFEGKFSIMYLQNNKYEYNKNILDRLDCDNAVCIDWTKDFFKKSRPEFNVIQMQPSLLPKYRGYGCISEQFEKGVYQSGVTFYKPSGKVDAGDIIYQKELRIEYDDYPEDFIENIVNISAEFIINVEKNGLKNYKTLPQNEDEAFYIIRKRSKNAILDFGRDAYSIYNQIRAFSRPFFGAYFYSEGTKVKVFRAKTEKWQGYFGEPGEIIKNDENGAEIACGSGTIVLKEVEIKGYTHKAYIPL, encoded by the coding sequence TTGGTAAGAACAGCAGTTTTCACAGCCAATATTATTGGATTTAAACTTCTGGAAAAGCTACACTCGCTTAACTTTTACCCGAAGATAGTCACATACGATACCGCTTTCAGACGTACCGGTCAGTCAAAGGATTTTTCACCTTTTGAGGGTAAATTCAGTATAATGTATCTGCAGAATAATAAGTATGAATACAATAAAAACATTCTGGACAGACTGGACTGTGATAATGCCGTATGCATCGACTGGACTAAAGATTTTTTCAAAAAAAGCAGACCTGAATTTAATGTCATTCAGATGCAGCCGTCTCTTCTTCCGAAATACAGAGGGTATGGATGTATCAGCGAACAGTTTGAGAAGGGAGTTTATCAAAGCGGAGTCACTTTTTACAAGCCTTCCGGGAAAGTTGATGCCGGAGATATCATATACCAGAAAGAGCTGCGAATCGAATATGACGATTATCCGGAAGATTTTATAGAAAATATCGTGAATATATCAGCAGAATTTATTATAAATGTTGAAAAAAACGGGCTGAAAAATTACAAAACCCTTCCGCAAAACGAAGATGAAGCCTTCTATATTATCCGAAAGCGTTCAAAAAACGCCATATTAGATTTTGGAAGAGATGCATACAGCATTTACAATCAGATCAGGGCATTCAGCAGACCGTTTTTCGGCGCTTATTTTTATTCGGAAGGAACCAAAGTCAAAGTGTTCAGGGCCAAAACAGAAAAATGGCAGGGGTATTTCGGAGAGCCGGGTGAAATAATCAAAAATGATGAAAACGGAGCGGAAATTGCCTGCGGTTCAGGAACAATAGTACTTAAAGAGGTTGAAATTAAGGGATATACGCATAAAGCATACATCCCTTTGTAA
- a CDS encoding DUF2207 domain-containing protein, whose protein sequence is MKKIFYLILLLFVCSLAHAEYFTIENYSNEIFLQSNSVIEVKEELTVRFTSPRHGIFRKIPYKYDLTGVQNLPAEFTSFSGSAKDDYKLNIYDINVENYNYKISKDDNFITIRIGSANKYVRGRVKYNISYKVAGGILNFKDRQEFYWNLIGTEWPVSIEKSTFSIFLPKPLNLNKDDFFLFRGSYGEKKKVETVKIQPKTIYGSTEKPFSPGEGLTVGIKFPAGYFGKISYFKSLQLFISDNWALFIPIFVLVALFTLWYFIGRDKSIIGVVHYKIPDKITPAEAGFIIDDKGDNRDLTSLIFYWASKGFISIEEVEDEGFFSSKDYILTKEKELNKDAKPFEKTIFYGLFPANTTNVRVSTLKDNFYTYMKQAKEQLREEINKSGVYEGFSRQLGRLMKSAAAIILFTGIYLGASLHRMDFIIAGGLTSVIVFIFGYIMPKKTDAGLKRYQKVKGFKDFINMVEEPKLKIFLKKDPSYFDKTLPYAVVFGLTTKWAEKFENILTSPPSWYRSRRMDNFSLIYLASSIESSAKSMSSTMSSQPKSSGSGGFGGGGGFSGGGFGGGGGGSW, encoded by the coding sequence ATGAAAAAAATTTTTTATCTGATCCTGTTGCTTTTTGTCTGCAGTCTTGCGCATGCAGAGTATTTTACCATAGAAAATTACAGTAACGAAATTTTTCTCCAAAGTAACTCAGTAATTGAAGTAAAAGAAGAATTGACAGTAAGATTCACATCCCCCAGACATGGAATTTTCAGAAAGATTCCTTATAAATATGACTTAACCGGTGTACAAAACCTGCCTGCGGAATTTACTTCGTTTTCAGGCTCAGCAAAAGACGATTACAAACTAAACATATATGACATCAATGTTGAAAATTATAATTATAAAATCAGCAAAGATGATAATTTCATAACGATAAGAATAGGCTCCGCAAATAAATATGTCAGAGGCCGTGTAAAGTATAATATTTCTTATAAAGTGGCCGGCGGAATTCTCAATTTTAAAGACCGTCAGGAATTTTACTGGAATCTGATTGGCACCGAATGGCCTGTTAGTATCGAAAAATCAACATTCTCAATTTTTCTGCCAAAACCGCTGAATTTAAACAAAGACGATTTTTTTCTTTTCAGGGGCAGCTATGGCGAGAAGAAAAAAGTTGAGACAGTAAAAATTCAGCCAAAAACAATATACGGGTCAACTGAAAAACCGTTCTCTCCAGGCGAAGGGCTGACTGTAGGAATAAAATTTCCAGCAGGATATTTCGGCAAAATATCCTATTTTAAATCGTTGCAGCTTTTTATATCCGACAATTGGGCTTTGTTTATTCCTATTTTCGTGCTTGTTGCCCTTTTTACTTTATGGTATTTTATCGGCAGAGACAAAAGCATAATAGGCGTTGTCCACTATAAAATACCTGATAAAATCACACCTGCTGAAGCCGGTTTTATTATAGATGACAAAGGGGACAACAGAGATTTAACTTCACTTATCTTCTACTGGGCATCAAAAGGTTTTATCAGTATTGAAGAAGTTGAGGATGAAGGGTTCTTCTCATCCAAAGACTATATCCTGACAAAAGAAAAAGAGCTTAATAAGGATGCAAAACCTTTTGAAAAAACAATCTTTTACGGGCTATTTCCTGCAAACACAACCAACGTCCGGGTATCCACACTAAAAGACAATTTTTACACATATATGAAACAGGCAAAAGAACAGCTGCGTGAAGAAATAAACAAAAGCGGGGTTTACGAAGGTTTCAGCAGACAGCTGGGCAGACTTATGAAATCAGCAGCTGCAATTATACTTTTTACCGGGATATATCTCGGAGCCAGTTTGCACAGAATGGATTTTATTATTGCAGGGGGTCTCACTTCTGTCATCGTTTTTATTTTCGGATATATAATGCCCAAAAAAACGGATGCCGGCTTAAAAAGGTACCAAAAGGTAAAAGGTTTTAAAGATTTTATAAATATGGTTGAGGAACCGAAGCTTAAAATTTTCTTAAAAAAAGATCCTTCATATTTTGACAAAACACTCCCATATGCCGTTGTTTTCGGACTGACAACAAAGTGGGCTGAAAAATTTGAAAATATTCTGACCAGTCCGCCTTCATGGTACCGCAGCCGTAGGATGGATAATTTTTCATTGATATATCTTGCCAGCTCAATTGAAAGCTCTGCAAAATCCATGAGCAGCACAATGAGCTCACAGCCCAAATCTTCAGGCTCCGGCGGTTTTGGTGGAGGCGGAGGATTCTCCGGCGGCGGTTTCGGCGGTGGAGGCGGTGGAAGTTGGTAA
- a CDS encoding LemA family protein: MITGIIIIVLILIVILLLIYYYNKFISLRNQADESFSGIDVQLKRRYDLIPNLVETVKGYASHEKTTLENVTKARNMAMNAEGVKEKAKAENMLSETLKSIFALSENYPDLKANENFLNLQNTLSEIEENIQMARRYYNAVVRDYNILCEAFPSVIIANAFSFKKRDFFEIEAAERENVEVSFTQQ, translated from the coding sequence ATGATAACTGGAATAATTATAATAGTTTTAATTCTAATTGTCATCCTTTTACTTATTTATTATTATAACAAGTTTATCAGTTTGAGAAATCAGGCGGATGAGTCTTTCAGCGGCATTGATGTTCAGCTGAAAAGAAGATATGATTTGATTCCGAATCTTGTAGAAACGGTAAAAGGATATGCGTCCCACGAAAAAACTACTCTGGAAAACGTTACAAAAGCAAGAAATATGGCGATGAATGCAGAAGGGGTAAAAGAAAAAGCAAAGGCTGAAAATATGCTGAGTGAAACGCTGAAGAGCATTTTCGCACTTTCCGAAAATTATCCTGACTTAAAGGCTAATGAAAATTTTCTGAATCTTCAGAACACGTTGTCGGAAATTGAAGAAAACATTCAGATGGCACGCCGTTATTATAATGCAGTTGTAAGGGACTATAATATTCTGTGTGAAGCTTTTCCTTCGGTCATTATAGCAAATGCCTTTAGCTTTAAAAAACGTGATTTTTTTGAAATAGAAGCTGCTGAACGAGAAAATGTAGAGGTTTCTTTTACTCAGCAATGA
- a CDS encoding MBL fold metallo-hydrolase codes for MKGKSIKFTILGSGSAVPFENRASASYLLETDGGSFLLDCGFECVGRLSAAGIDPSELSGIFISHKHPDHFMGLIHLLFALKSPFYNRQKPLYISGFKGIEEYFNSFKKILGKWVEPGFDVRFFDKKEIDIADCNFHLFPTVHSEESTGVYIIVDGKKIVYTSDTEYSDSYMEYLQDAELAVLDCAASTEFPVEGHMNYREGLAMAEKAGVKRLVFSHFYPNSADFVMSRLDTDVEFYKANDLMSLYL; via the coding sequence ATGAAAGGTAAAAGTATTAAATTCACAATTTTGGGTTCCGGCAGTGCTGTACCTTTTGAAAACAGGGCATCTGCATCTTACCTTTTAGAAACGGACGGCGGTAGTTTTTTACTGGATTGCGGTTTTGAGTGTGTAGGAAGATTGAGTGCGGCAGGGATTGATCCGAGTGAGTTGAGCGGTATATTTATCAGTCATAAACATCCGGATCATTTTATGGGACTTATACATTTGCTTTTTGCTTTGAAATCCCCGTTTTATAACAGACAGAAGCCTCTTTATATATCGGGGTTTAAAGGAATTGAGGAGTATTTCAACAGTTTTAAGAAAATATTGGGAAAATGGGTCGAACCTGGATTTGATGTCAGGTTCTTTGATAAAAAGGAGATTGATATAGCTGATTGTAATTTTCATCTCTTCCCTACAGTACATTCTGAAGAATCTACCGGAGTATATATTATTGTTGATGGTAAAAAAATAGTTTATACTTCAGATACAGAATACTCTGATTCCTATATGGAGTATCTGCAGGATGCAGAACTGGCAGTTCTTGATTGCGCAGCTTCAACGGAATTTCCGGTTGAAGGGCATATGAACTACAGAGAGGGGCTGGCCATGGCCGAAAAAGCCGGAGTAAAGCGATTGGTGTTCAGCCATTTTTATCCGAACAGTGCGGATTTTGTCATGAGCAGGCTGGATACCGATGTGGAATTTTATAAAGCAAATGATCTTATGAGTTTATATTTATAA
- a CDS encoding 2-oxoacid:acceptor oxidoreductase subunit alpha: MSTLNIVLGGAAGQGINTTEELLTKALKQSGFNIFATKEYMSRVRGGINTTTISISSSPVRSYREKIDILVPFTKGVVDWTGGRLSEDTLILGEKYLEQEIPDGLTHVIVEIEKLAKELGNKLFANTILSGLLFGIVKADKKALKKVVEKKFSSKGEEVAAKNVQAAEKGYELSETICKEYDFSFEIERDSSVCEDIVINGSEAIALGSLNGGCNFVSFYPMSPSTNVAVELANMAEEMGIIVEQFEDEIAASNASIGAWFGGGRGLVTTSGGGFSLMCESLSLAGMSESPVVIHLAQRPGPATGLPTRTAQGDLNLALYAGHGDFPRVMYAPSNIEEAYALSTKAFDTADKFQVPVILLTDEYLVDMYYNVGTLEVNEIVDKHIVEMNSDYKRYKLSKNGISPRGIPGYGEGIIIANGNEHDEYGDTNEETGLTTAMQEKRMKKLEGLNDEALEPFFYGKENYSVLMVSWGSTRDTVKSLVDKYEDKGLAMLHFSQVYPVYDASDYLKKADQVIAVEQNLTGQFVDLIHRELDIKISERILKYDGRQISEEFLEKELSEKGVL, translated from the coding sequence ATGTCAACTTTAAACATTGTACTCGGAGGGGCAGCTGGTCAAGGTATTAACACCACTGAAGAACTGCTTACCAAAGCGTTAAAACAATCAGGATTTAATATTTTTGCAACCAAGGAATATATGTCCCGTGTCAGAGGCGGCATCAATACAACGACTATAAGCATTTCTTCTTCTCCAGTCAGATCTTACAGAGAAAAAATAGATATTCTGGTTCCTTTTACTAAAGGCGTTGTTGACTGGACAGGCGGCAGACTCTCTGAAGATACGTTAATTCTGGGTGAAAAATATCTCGAACAGGAGATACCGGACGGTTTAACACATGTTATTGTTGAAATAGAAAAACTTGCAAAAGAGCTGGGAAACAAACTTTTTGCAAATACCATTCTGAGCGGTCTTTTATTCGGAATTGTAAAAGCCGATAAGAAAGCTCTTAAGAAAGTAGTGGAAAAAAAGTTTTCCTCAAAAGGTGAAGAGGTGGCTGCTAAGAATGTGCAAGCTGCTGAAAAAGGTTATGAGTTAAGTGAGACAATCTGCAAGGAATATGATTTTTCTTTTGAAATAGAAAGAGACAGCTCTGTGTGCGAAGACATAGTAATTAACGGTTCGGAAGCTATTGCCCTGGGATCTTTAAATGGGGGGTGTAATTTTGTGAGCTTTTATCCCATGTCTCCCTCCACAAATGTAGCAGTGGAATTGGCGAATATGGCTGAGGAGATGGGTATTATAGTTGAGCAGTTTGAGGATGAGATTGCTGCATCCAATGCTTCCATTGGTGCATGGTTTGGGGGCGGCAGAGGTCTGGTGACCACATCCGGCGGCGGCTTTTCTCTAATGTGTGAGAGTCTGAGTCTGGCCGGTATGTCGGAATCTCCGGTTGTTATACATCTTGCTCAGCGTCCGGGCCCTGCAACCGGCCTGCCTACAAGAACTGCACAGGGTGATTTGAATCTGGCGCTTTATGCGGGACATGGTGATTTCCCCAGAGTGATGTATGCCCCTTCCAATATTGAAGAGGCATATGCACTCAGCACAAAAGCATTCGATACAGCGGATAAGTTCCAGGTTCCTGTTATACTTTTAACGGACGAATACCTGGTGGATATGTATTACAATGTCGGAACACTGGAAGTGAATGAAATTGTTGATAAACATATTGTGGAAATGAACAGTGATTACAAACGTTATAAATTGAGCAAAAACGGTATTTCCCCCCGGGGCATCCCTGGATACGGGGAGGGAATAATAATAGCAAACGGTAATGAGCATGACGAATACGGCGATACTAATGAAGAAACAGGGTTGACTACTGCTATGCAGGAAAAGCGTATGAAAAAACTGGAAGGGTTAAATGATGAAGCGTTGGAACCATTTTTTTACGGAAAGGAGAATTATTCCGTTTTAATGGTGTCATGGGGCTCAACACGCGATACTGTTAAAAGTCTGGTTGATAAATACGAGGATAAAGGTCTGGCTATGCTTCATTTTTCACAGGTGTATCCTGTTTACGATGCTTCGGATTATTTGAAAAAAGCTGATCAGGTTATTGCTGTTGAACAAAATCTTACAGGGCAGTTTGTCGATCTTATCCACAGAGAACTTGATATAAAAATCAGCGAGAGAATTTTAAAATATGACGGCAGACAGATTTCCGAGGAATTTTTGGAGAAAGAACTGTCTGAGAAGGGGGTACTATAA
- a CDS encoding thiamine pyrophosphate-dependent enzyme has product MAKQSKLFDSDRPKSQDISWCPGCGNFGIRNELMDVLEEMQYTPKEIAVISGIGQAGKMPHYLTANGFHTLHGRSLPIATATKAVNPALEVIAIGGDGDMFAEGGNHLLHTIKRNPNITVIVHNNQIYGLTKGQGSPTSLAGMKTTTQPWGVYDEPMNSIALVVSQGCSFVARTFMGYKDETKEIIKNAINHVGFSYVEIFQPCVTFNKVNTFMWYKNNTYFMKDHNVMDKEQTMIKAFEKDPYPLGIFYVNKEKPCFDNHLPPYKDNTEPLYKREPDFNKIRKKIELKRG; this is encoded by the coding sequence ATGGCCAAGCAATCTAAGTTGTTTGATTCCGACAGACCAAAATCTCAGGATATATCCTGGTGTCCGGGCTGCGGAAATTTCGGTATAAGAAATGAGCTGATGGATGTCCTGGAAGAAATGCAGTATACGCCAAAAGAAATAGCAGTGATCAGCGGGATAGGTCAGGCCGGCAAAATGCCCCACTATTTAACAGCCAACGGTTTTCATACACTTCACGGTCGTTCTCTCCCCATAGCAACGGCCACAAAAGCTGTTAATCCTGCATTGGAAGTGATTGCAATAGGAGGAGACGGTGATATGTTTGCTGAAGGGGGAAATCATCTCCTGCATACCATAAAAAGAAATCCTAATATTACCGTTATTGTCCACAATAATCAGATTTATGGTCTTACCAAAGGGCAAGGTTCTCCTACATCTTTGGCCGGTATGAAAACAACAACTCAGCCCTGGGGAGTGTATGACGAACCTATGAACAGCATTGCGCTGGTTGTGTCTCAGGGATGCTCGTTTGTAGCCAGAACGTTTATGGGTTATAAAGATGAAACAAAAGAGATTATTAAAAATGCAATTAACCATGTAGGATTTTCATATGTTGAGATATTTCAACCCTGCGTTACTTTTAACAAAGTGAATACCTTTATGTGGTACAAGAACAACACCTATTTCATGAAGGATCATAATGTAATGGATAAAGAACAGACAATGATTAAAGCTTTTGAGAAGGACCCATATCCCTTGGGCATATTTTATGTTAATAAAGAAAAACCGTGTTTTGACAATCACCTTCCCCCTTATAAAGATAATACAGAACCGTTGTACAAAAGAGAGCCCGATTTTAATAAAATCAGGAAAAAAATAGAACTGAAGAGGGGATAG
- a CDS encoding AMP-binding protein, whose translation MLNKKLTDVNKNYKRANYSSEEIKKFYKEAESNLTFFNKISLELLTWDKKFDKVLDESEAPFYKWFSGGLLNPFYNILTKHLHSATKNKAAIIWKGSDHTEKIYTYQSLYSETMKFASALKKLGVNKGDKVFIYMPNIPELIISMLACVRLGAVHVVYHHSYSSESFAERLDDCKPNYIICCNVSYTGAEREIKKKVDASIEKASYSPKHCIVVQRSEKKVHMKPLRDLWYHDLISDEDFTAAKNLDSVYYDSADPLFMTYTSTNLKEPKGLVFNCAGYLLWVYFSYLLIFDPNDLDTYWSTADISWIPGHSYGAYGPLMAGQSILIFEDTLDMNNAYRFYDICEKFQVTKFYTTPTILKSIMNAAQKRSIYRKLSSIELIATGGERTSDELLEWVFKKILFQKKPIVNIYSLTEAGGALAANIPGYSEIDFSNVSKPLPGIDVFIYDELDESKINAQGRKGSLMLSKLTPSICKNICNGSELYRSIYWRKVDSDFLFKTGDGAEFTENYEIVLTGRMDEVMHIGGKRVSFTEIEAAIKKHPLVIDAAVININDEKRGDMLVAFCVLSRKIEESYYDQTVREIRETIISEIGEIVLPAEIKFTRALPKSADGSILRDMLKEIATQM comes from the coding sequence ATGCTTAATAAAAAACTAACCGATGTGAATAAAAACTATAAAAGAGCCAACTATTCCAGCGAAGAGATAAAGAAATTTTATAAAGAAGCCGAAAGTAATTTAACTTTTTTTAATAAAATATCACTTGAACTTTTAACATGGGATAAAAAGTTTGATAAAGTTCTGGATGAATCAGAGGCTCCTTTTTACAAATGGTTCAGCGGCGGGCTTCTCAACCCTTTTTACAATATTTTAACAAAACATCTTCATTCGGCCACAAAAAATAAGGCGGCCATAATCTGGAAAGGCAGCGACCATACCGAAAAAATTTATACCTATCAGTCTTTATATTCTGAAACCATGAAATTTGCTTCGGCTTTGAAGAAACTGGGTGTTAATAAAGGTGATAAGGTTTTTATTTATATGCCGAATATACCGGAGCTTATTATAAGCATGCTTGCCTGTGTACGCTTGGGTGCTGTTCATGTTGTTTACCATCACAGCTATTCATCCGAGTCGTTTGCGGAAAGGCTGGATGACTGTAAGCCGAATTACATTATTTGCTGCAATGTGAGCTATACCGGTGCAGAAAGGGAAATCAAAAAGAAGGTGGACGCTTCAATCGAAAAAGCTTCCTATAGCCCTAAACACTGTATTGTTGTTCAGCGGAGTGAAAAGAAGGTCCATATGAAACCGTTAAGGGACCTGTGGTATCACGATTTGATAAGTGATGAGGACTTCACAGCAGCCAAGAATCTGGACAGCGTTTATTACGATTCAGCCGATCCGCTTTTTATGACATACACATCCACGAACCTAAAAGAGCCGAAAGGGCTTGTGTTTAACTGTGCCGGTTATTTACTCTGGGTGTACTTCAGTTATCTGTTGATTTTTGATCCCAATGATCTGGACACTTACTGGAGCACAGCTGATATTTCCTGGATTCCGGGTCACTCTTACGGGGCATACGGCCCCCTTATGGCCGGTCAGAGTATTCTTATTTTTGAAGACACTCTGGATATGAACAATGCTTACCGCTTTTATGACATATGCGAAAAGTTTCAGGTTACAAAATTTTATACCACTCCAACTATCCTAAAATCAATTATGAATGCCGCCCAAAAAAGAAGTATTTACAGGAAACTCAGCAGCATAGAGCTTATAGCCACCGGTGGGGAAAGAACTTCCGATGAGCTATTGGAATGGGTATTTAAAAAGATACTTTTTCAAAAAAAACCGATTGTCAATATTTACTCGCTGACGGAAGCCGGAGGGGCTCTTGCAGCAAATATACCCGGGTATTCGGAGATTGATTTTTCCAATGTTTCAAAGCCGCTGCCGGGTATAGATGTATTCATCTATGATGAACTGGATGAAAGCAAAATTAACGCTCAGGGCAGGAAGGGTTCATTGATGCTGAGTAAGCTTACTCCGTCTATCTGTAAAAATATCTGCAATGGCAGTGAATTGTACAGAAGTATATACTGGAGGAAAGTGGACAGTGATTTTCTCTTTAAAACAGGAGACGGAGCGGAATTCACTGAAAATTATGAGATAGTTTTAACCGGTAGAATGGATGAGGTTATGCATATAGGGGGTAAACGGGTAAGTTTTACTGAAATTGAAGCAGCTATAAAGAAACATCCTTTGGTGATTGATGCTGCAGTTATTAATATTAATGATGAAAAAAGAGGGGATATGCTTGTTGCATTCTGTGTGCTTTCAAGAAAAATTGAGGAAAGTTATTACGATCAGACAGTCAGGGAAATCAGGGAAACAATAATTTCTGAAATCGGGGAGATTGTGTTACCGGCTGAAATTAAATTTACAAGGGCTCTTCCCAAATCTGCCGACGGATCTATATTGAGAGACATGCTTAAGGAGATTGCCACACAGATGTAA
- a CDS encoding CBS domain-containing protein has translation MKIKVSEVMTTKVITANENESIRQVTLKLRKKNLTGLPVLNKDGEVVGVFSESDVLNQLPDILNDADKIPLVDVQELTNPPVKNVMGKPPITVTPEHNLKDVAKIFLENYIHRVPVVDNGKLVGIVSLGDLLKALTENGG, from the coding sequence ATGAAAATCAAAGTTAGTGAAGTAATGACTACAAAGGTCATAACGGCTAATGAGAACGAAAGCATCAGGCAGGTAACACTGAAATTAAGAAAGAAAAATTTAACAGGTCTGCCGGTTTTGAATAAAGACGGGGAGGTTGTGGGAGTATTTAGTGAATCCGATGTTTTAAATCAATTACCGGACATATTAAATGATGCTGATAAAATCCCTCTTGTTGATGTACAGGAGCTGACAAATCCGCCGGTAAAAAATGTTATGGGCAAGCCGCCGATAACTGTAACCCCGGAGCACAACTTAAAAGATGTGGCTAAAATATTTCTTGAAAATTATATTCACAGGGTACCGGTTGTTGATAACGGCAAATTGGTTGGGATTGTTTCTCTGGGGGATTTACTTAAGGCATTGACTGAAAACGGAGGTTGA
- a CDS encoding DUF169 domain-containing protein has product MKDFLSTLQKTVKPQTSPVAVKLFKETHFDGKAKVKNKKINICQQIAYSRYYNWPTYITAEDSYCVLGASCCGLIETPERVLNGEVNCNVYQKDIHAASNMQRLMPRIDENIQGVLTYSLERPVENIQPDVIVMYVNSAQAMRFVQAFLYDKGGEFLMKSSGDAGVCSRGVAEVYKYRKPVLEIPCLGDRRFAMAQDFEIVVGFPFEMMDEVAEGLLSTHKAGIRYPIPFDMVESCSLPDDYTTKESDL; this is encoded by the coding sequence ATGAAAGATTTTTTGTCTACACTGCAAAAAACTGTTAAACCTCAGACCAGCCCGGTAGCGGTTAAACTGTTTAAAGAAACTCATTTTGACGGTAAAGCAAAAGTGAAAAATAAAAAAATAAATATCTGCCAGCAGATTGCATACTCCCGTTACTACAACTGGCCTACATATATTACTGCGGAGGATAGTTACTGTGTTCTCGGTGCTTCATGCTGCGGACTTATTGAAACCCCTGAAAGGGTGCTGAACGGCGAAGTTAATTGCAATGTTTATCAGAAGGATATTCATGCTGCATCTAATATGCAGCGACTTATGCCGAGGATTGACGAAAATATTCAGGGCGTTTTGACATATTCTCTTGAAAGACCCGTGGAGAATATTCAGCCGGATGTCATCGTTATGTATGTAAATTCGGCTCAGGCTATGAGGTTTGTCCAGGCCTTTCTTTATGATAAAGGCGGTGAATTTCTGATGAAATCCTCAGGGGATGCCGGTGTATGTTCCAGGGGTGTGGCTGAAGTGTACAAATACAGAAAACCCGTTTTGGAAATTCCATGCCTTGGCGACAGGCGTTTTGCAATGGCTCAGGACTTTGAAATTGTTGTGGGTTTTCCTTTTGAAATGATGGATGAGGTTGCAGAAGGCCTGCTGAGTACACACAAAGCCGGCATTAGGTATCCCATTCCTTTTGATATGGTGGAGAGCTGCAGCCTTCCGGATGATTATACGACAAAAGAAAGTGACCTCTGA